In the genome of Macaca nemestrina isolate mMacNem1 unplaced genomic scaffold, mMacNem.hap1 Scaffold_148, whole genome shotgun sequence, one region contains:
- the LOC105472448 gene encoding nuclear RNA export factor 2 isoform X1 — protein MCSTLRKCGTYRTEVAECHDHGSPFQGRKKGGNSFRDNSDKRNCHHEHGGYERPSSHCQENDGSVEMRDVHKDQQLRHTPYSIRCDRRMKWHSEDEICITTWRNRKPPGRKMRQNTQDGYTRNWFKVTIPYGIKYDKSWLMNSIQSHCSAPFTPVDFHYIRNRACFFVQDATTASVLKDVSYKICDDENRKICIFVNHSTAPYSVKNKLKPGQMEMLKLTMNKRYNVSQQALDLQNLRFDPDLMGRDIDIILNRRNCMAATLKIIERNFPELLSLNLCNNKLYQLDGLSDIIEKAPKVKTLNLSKNKLESAWELGKVKGLKLEELWLEGNPLCSTFSDQSAYVSAIRDCFPKLLRLDGRELSAPMIVDIDSSEIMKPCKENFTGSETLKHLVLQFLQQYYSIYDSGDRQGLLGAYHDEACFSLAIPFDAEDSAPNSLRKYFEDSRNMKTLKDPHLKGELLRHTKRDIVDSLSALPKTQHDLSSILVDMWCQTEWMLCFSVNGVFKEVEGQSQGSVLAFTRTFIATPGGSSSLCIVNDELFVRDASPQETQSAFSIPVSTLSSSSEPSLSQEQQEMVQAFSAQSGMKLEWSQKCLQDNEWNYTRAGQVFTMLQTEGKIPAEAFKQIS, from the exons TTGCAGAATGCCATGACCATGGTAGCCCTtttcaaggaagaaagaaaggtggGAATTCTTTCCGGGATAATTCTGACAAGAGGAACTGTCATCATGAACATGGTGGGTACGAGCGTCCGTCTTCACACTGCCAGGAGAATGATGGAAGCGTGGAGATGCGGGATGTCCACAAGGACCAACAACTAAGACA CACTCCTTATAGCATCCGATGCGACAGAAGAATGAAATGGCATAGTGAAGACGAAATCTGTATTACCacgtggagaaatagaaaacctccAGGGAGAAAAATGAGGCAGAACACACAAGATGGATACACAAGGAACTGGTTCAAGGTCACA ATTCCTTACGGGATAAAGTATGACAAGTCATGGCTAATGAATTCAATCCAGAGCCACTGCAGTGCCCCCTTCACTCCGGTTGAT TTTCACTACATCCGAAATCGGGCATGCTTCTTTGTCCAGGATGCTACTACTGCCTCCGTATTGAAGGATGTCAGTTATAAGATTTGTGATGACGAGAACCGAAAG ATATGTATATTTGTCAATCATTCTACTGCGCCCTACTCTGTGAAGAATAAGTTGAAGCCAGGCCAAATGGAGATGCTTAAG CTGACTATGAACAAACGGTACAATGTCTCCCAACAAGCTCTTGATCTCCAGAATCTCCGCTTTGACCCAG ACTTGATGGGCCGTGACATTGATATAATCCTGAATCGAAGAAACTGCATGGCTGCCACCCTGAAGATCATTGAAAGAAATTTCCCTGAG CTATTGTCTTTGAACTTGTGCAACAACAAACTGTACCAGCTGGATGGCCTGTCTGACATTATAGAGAAGGCTCCCAAAGTCAAGACCCTGAACCTCTCCAAAAATAAG CTGGAGTCGGCATGGGAGTTGGGCAAGGTGAAAGGGCTGAAGCTCGAAGAGCTATGGCTAGAAGGGAACCCCTTGTGCAGCACCTTCTCGGACCAGTCCGCCTATGTAAG TGCCATCCGGGACTGTTTCCCCAAGTTGTTACGCCTG GACGGCCGAGAGTTATCTGCACCAATGATTGTTGACATTGACAGCTCTGAGATAATGAAACCCTGCAAG GAAAACTTTACTGGATCTgagaccttaaagcatttagtcCTGCAATTCCTGCAGCA GTATTACTCGATCTATGACTCTGGAGATCGACAGGGTCTCCTCGGTGCTTACCACGATGAGGCCTGCTTCTCCTTGGCTATTCCCTTCGACGCCGAGGACTCAGCCCC GAACAGCTTGCGCAAGTACTTTGAGGATAGCAGGAATATGAAAACACTCAAGGACCCCC ACCTGAAGGGGGAACTGCTGAGGCACACAAAACGTGACATTGTGGACTCCCTCAGTGCGTTGCCCAAAACTCAGCATGACCTCAGCTCCATCCTGGTGGACATGTGGTGCCAGACG GAATGGATGCTCTGCTTTTCTGTCAATGGGGTTTTCAAGGAAG TGGAAGGACAGTCTCAGGGTTCTGTTCTCGCCTTCACTCGGACCTTCATCGCTACCCCTGGCGGCAGTTCCAG tCTGTGCATCGTGAATGATGAGCTGTTTGTGAGGGACGCCAGCCCCCAAGAGACTCAGAGTGCCTTCTCCATCCCAGTGTCCACACTCTCCTCCAGCTCTGAGCCCTCCCTCTCCCAGGAGCAGCAGGAAATGGTGCAGGCTTTCTCTGCCCAGTCTGGGATGAAACTGGAGTGGTCTCAGAA
- the LOC105472448 gene encoding nuclear RNA export factor 2 isoform X2 gives MRDVHKDQQLRHTPYSIRCDRRMKWHSEDEICITTWRNRKPPGRKMRQNTQDGYTRNWFKVTIPYGIKYDKSWLMNSIQSHCSAPFTPVDFHYIRNRACFFVQDATTASVLKDVSYKICDDENRKICIFVNHSTAPYSVKNKLKPGQMEMLKLTMNKRYNVSQQALDLQNLRFDPDLMGRDIDIILNRRNCMAATLKIIERNFPELLSLNLCNNKLYQLDGLSDIIEKAPKVKTLNLSKNKLESAWELGKVKGLKLEELWLEGNPLCSTFSDQSAYVSAIRDCFPKLLRLDGRELSAPMIVDIDSSEIMKPCKENFTGSETLKHLVLQFLQQYYSIYDSGDRQGLLGAYHDEACFSLAIPFDAEDSAPNSLRKYFEDSRNMKTLKDPHLKGELLRHTKRDIVDSLSALPKTQHDLSSILVDMWCQTEWMLCFSVNGVFKEVEGQSQGSVLAFTRTFIATPGGSSSLCIVNDELFVRDASPQETQSAFSIPVSTLSSSSEPSLSQEQQEMVQAFSAQSGMKLEWSQKCLQDNEWNYTRAGQVFTMLQTEGKIPAEAFKQIS, from the exons ATGCGGGATGTCCACAAGGACCAACAACTAAGACA CACTCCTTATAGCATCCGATGCGACAGAAGAATGAAATGGCATAGTGAAGACGAAATCTGTATTACCacgtggagaaatagaaaacctccAGGGAGAAAAATGAGGCAGAACACACAAGATGGATACACAAGGAACTGGTTCAAGGTCACA ATTCCTTACGGGATAAAGTATGACAAGTCATGGCTAATGAATTCAATCCAGAGCCACTGCAGTGCCCCCTTCACTCCGGTTGAT TTTCACTACATCCGAAATCGGGCATGCTTCTTTGTCCAGGATGCTACTACTGCCTCCGTATTGAAGGATGTCAGTTATAAGATTTGTGATGACGAGAACCGAAAG ATATGTATATTTGTCAATCATTCTACTGCGCCCTACTCTGTGAAGAATAAGTTGAAGCCAGGCCAAATGGAGATGCTTAAG CTGACTATGAACAAACGGTACAATGTCTCCCAACAAGCTCTTGATCTCCAGAATCTCCGCTTTGACCCAG ACTTGATGGGCCGTGACATTGATATAATCCTGAATCGAAGAAACTGCATGGCTGCCACCCTGAAGATCATTGAAAGAAATTTCCCTGAG CTATTGTCTTTGAACTTGTGCAACAACAAACTGTACCAGCTGGATGGCCTGTCTGACATTATAGAGAAGGCTCCCAAAGTCAAGACCCTGAACCTCTCCAAAAATAAG CTGGAGTCGGCATGGGAGTTGGGCAAGGTGAAAGGGCTGAAGCTCGAAGAGCTATGGCTAGAAGGGAACCCCTTGTGCAGCACCTTCTCGGACCAGTCCGCCTATGTAAG TGCCATCCGGGACTGTTTCCCCAAGTTGTTACGCCTG GACGGCCGAGAGTTATCTGCACCAATGATTGTTGACATTGACAGCTCTGAGATAATGAAACCCTGCAAG GAAAACTTTACTGGATCTgagaccttaaagcatttagtcCTGCAATTCCTGCAGCA GTATTACTCGATCTATGACTCTGGAGATCGACAGGGTCTCCTCGGTGCTTACCACGATGAGGCCTGCTTCTCCTTGGCTATTCCCTTCGACGCCGAGGACTCAGCCCC GAACAGCTTGCGCAAGTACTTTGAGGATAGCAGGAATATGAAAACACTCAAGGACCCCC ACCTGAAGGGGGAACTGCTGAGGCACACAAAACGTGACATTGTGGACTCCCTCAGTGCGTTGCCCAAAACTCAGCATGACCTCAGCTCCATCCTGGTGGACATGTGGTGCCAGACG GAATGGATGCTCTGCTTTTCTGTCAATGGGGTTTTCAAGGAAG TGGAAGGACAGTCTCAGGGTTCTGTTCTCGCCTTCACTCGGACCTTCATCGCTACCCCTGGCGGCAGTTCCAG tCTGTGCATCGTGAATGATGAGCTGTTTGTGAGGGACGCCAGCCCCCAAGAGACTCAGAGTGCCTTCTCCATCCCAGTGTCCACACTCTCCTCCAGCTCTGAGCCCTCCCTCTCCCAGGAGCAGCAGGAAATGGTGCAGGCTTTCTCTGCCCAGTCTGGGATGAAACTGGAGTGGTCTCAGAA